The genomic DNA CAGTATAAACTTTCAAGGCATAGACCCGCTGGGCGAGAATTTGGCTTTGATTGAAAGATGTCGGATCCCCATCGCGGTCTGGTGTGTTGATAATCCATTTCATATCCTAACCAGAATAAAAGGGAAGTTCTGGCAGAAGACGGTTATCTTTGTCACTGACTCCTGGTTTATACCGTATTTAAAAAAATACGGCGGGCAAAAAGTTTTTTATCTTCCCTTGGCGACATCACGAAAGTTTTTTTACCCACATGAGAAAAGGATAGACTATCTCAGGGACAAAGTAGTTTTTGTGGGCCGCAGTGAGTTTCCGCATAAAGATAAATTTTTTGCCGCATCCAGACTGGAGGCCAACCTTTCAGCCTCTGCCCAAGATTTTGCCCTCCAGGGGATACGTCCGGATTTTGGGTGGTGGCTAAAACAGCTGGAAATTCCCCTCTGGCCGGGAAATAAGGTCCGCCATGTTGGCTATAACGCAGAGGTTCTAAATCTATACTGGCGTAAGGTTTGTCTACAGGCTTTGGTCAGAACAGATGGACTGGTGGTTTACGGTGATAAAAATTGGAAAAATATTTTGCCTGCCAATGTGCATTTTAAAGAAGAAATTGACTACTATGGGCCATTAAGCCAGGTATATACAAGTGCCAGATACGTGCTTAACTTAACCAGCTTACTTTTGCCGTCTGGCCTTACACAGCGTCACTTTGATGTTTGGGCAGCAGGAGGTTTTTTAATCACTGATTACACTCCGGG from Desulfovulcanus ferrireducens includes the following:
- a CDS encoding glycosyltransferase family protein produces the protein MFFKCIKKGQLDLFLGLGPDPEIAVELARNKQAFYIECPMFMDQMGASWRQKIPATFSPVSTSRLNQRFLTQARIWLYLPALNFFPGFWTKVLAICRLKGHSQCTPQAQGDSQVFIFGSEHSLLVPDICDGLKELNLNAQLLPPDISAHDLAQVLNQTRPKFFLSINFQGIDPLGENLALIERCRIPIAVWCVDNPFHILTRIKGKFWQKTVIFVTDSWFIPYLKKYGGQKVFYLPLATSRKFFYPHEKRIDYLRDKVVFVGRSEFPHKDKFFAASRLEANLSASAQDFALQGIRPDFGWWLKQLEIPLWPGNKVRHVGYNAEVLNLYWRKVCLQALVRTDGLVVYGDKNWKNILPANVHFKEEIDYYGPLSQVYTSARYVLNLTSLLLPSGLTQRHFDVWAAGGFLITDYTPGLKLFSRELTSPITFHKPDQIEDVLNRLERQPGLKRDIQSEFHKLILTRHTYRHRLEQIFDILHIS